A window from Acidobacteriota bacterium encodes these proteins:
- a CDS encoding PIN domain-containing protein, with the protein MVLVDTSVWIEAFRSRPRLRLDEVVDFDEIVTCLPVIQEVLQGFREQRAFQTARDAMHALPIVESPLRASVFDEAVDLYRGARRAGVTIRSGVDCLIAACALRHGLTVIHHDRDFDLLSRISPLTARRV; encoded by the coding sequence GTGGTCCTCGTTGACACGTCGGTCTGGATCGAAGCGTTCCGCTCGCGGCCGCGCCTCCGCCTGGACGAAGTGGTCGACTTCGACGAAATCGTGACCTGCCTGCCGGTCATACAGGAGGTGCTGCAGGGGTTTCGCGAGCAGCGCGCCTTTCAGACCGCCCGGGACGCGATGCACGCGCTTCCCATCGTCGAGTCGCCGCTTCGCGCGTCGGTGTTCGACGAGGCCGTGGATCTCTACCGCGGCGCCCGGCGGGCGGGGGTGACGATCAGGTCAGGCGTGGACTGCCTCATTGCCGCCTGCGCCCTGCGCCACGGCCTCACCGTGATCCACCACGACCGGGACTTCGATCTGCTCTCGCGTATCTCGCCGCTCACAGCTCGCCGTGTGTAG
- a CDS encoding type II toxin-antitoxin system VapB family antitoxin, translating into MKRTNLVLNEQLLEEATRLSGERTYSRTVERALEDFVRRAKARRIMDLAGSGLWEGNLSEVREDRGVYRSRRRGPR; encoded by the coding sequence ATGAAACGTACAAATCTTGTGCTGAATGAGCAGCTCCTGGAGGAGGCGACACGGCTGAGCGGCGAGCGGACCTATTCACGAACCGTGGAGCGGGCACTGGAGGACTTCGTCCGGCGCGCGAAAGCCCGCCGGATCATGGACCTGGCCGGTTCCGGCCTGTGGGAGGGGAACCTGTCGGAGGTCCGCGAGGATCGCGGCGTCTACCGGAGCCGTCGCCGTGGTCCTCGTTGA
- a CDS encoding FtsQ-type POTRA domain-containing protein has product MSLSIFHARTRLACAAVAIALSTLGAQAQPAPSNDLDRFMEQVLARREVNRKTLNDYVLDEVESFQVLGPGRAPLWRTRREYTWYVRDGRHVRSPVRFDGVAVGEAARDEYERDWIRREKRRAERDAKREVTVTGVDLGPGAVPTEPRFVSEAYFMDFTFEPGHYLLAGRETLEGHEVLRVEYYPTHLFKDGDDEHEIERRMNKTALVTLWIDPREHQIVKYTFDNVWLDFLPGAWLVRVDEIRASMTMGQPFAGVWLPREISIHAGLTLANGSFDVALGRAFSKYREAEVTSKIRVPTPPKVPEVPDAPPGPALVQVREERGPHGPCIVDEQPATGAPEIIREVRVHGNVFVTDADVLAIARVNAGAPIEADTVAHVRKRLEESRLFETVDVRKRYRSLADPADVALVLIVHERPGVRSAASPPSPVLGPFRRLRSQAMFLPIVSYADGYGLTYGARVSTVDLLGAGERLSVPLTWGGTKRAALEFERTFGRGPLTRVTSSVAVWNRENPRFGIDDERVELRAGAERRFAHVLRVGVDTSRSRVDFGALDDRQWTAGTMAALDTRGDPAFPANAVYVSGGWTALHVSDRPRINRYSAEARGYLRTIGQAVAAGRAQYYTSDAALPPYERLLLGGSSTLRGFRAGAFDGDRVLVTSAELRVPLTSVIRGARFGITVFADAAKATDRGVRLGDVPWHAGAGAGVFMIASVLKLNLDLARGFDGGGTRVHLSSGFAF; this is encoded by the coding sequence GTGTCGCTTTCGATCTTCCATGCCCGCACGCGTCTCGCGTGTGCCGCCGTCGCGATTGCCCTCTCCACGCTCGGGGCGCAGGCACAACCGGCGCCGTCGAACGACCTCGACCGGTTCATGGAGCAGGTGCTCGCGCGGCGCGAGGTGAACCGGAAGACGCTCAACGATTACGTGCTCGACGAAGTCGAATCGTTTCAGGTCCTCGGGCCGGGCCGCGCGCCGCTCTGGCGGACGAGGCGCGAGTACACCTGGTATGTCCGCGACGGCCGGCACGTGCGCAGCCCGGTCCGATTCGACGGCGTTGCCGTCGGCGAGGCCGCGCGTGACGAGTACGAGCGCGACTGGATCCGCCGCGAGAAGCGCCGCGCGGAACGCGACGCGAAACGCGAAGTCACGGTGACCGGCGTCGACCTGGGCCCCGGCGCCGTGCCGACCGAGCCGCGGTTCGTCTCTGAAGCGTATTTCATGGACTTCACGTTCGAGCCGGGCCACTACCTGCTTGCCGGGCGGGAAACGCTCGAAGGCCACGAGGTCCTGCGGGTCGAGTATTACCCCACGCACCTGTTCAAAGACGGTGACGACGAGCACGAGATCGAGCGGCGGATGAACAAGACCGCGCTCGTGACGCTGTGGATCGATCCGCGGGAACACCAGATCGTCAAGTACACGTTCGACAACGTCTGGCTCGATTTCCTGCCGGGCGCGTGGCTCGTGCGCGTGGACGAGATCCGCGCGTCGATGACGATGGGCCAGCCGTTCGCCGGCGTCTGGCTGCCTCGGGAGATCAGCATCCATGCCGGCCTGACGCTCGCGAACGGCTCCTTCGACGTCGCGCTCGGGCGCGCCTTTTCCAAGTACCGCGAGGCGGAGGTCACCTCCAAGATCAGGGTCCCCACGCCGCCAAAAGTCCCCGAGGTTCCTGATGCTCCGCCCGGGCCCGCACTTGTGCAGGTCCGCGAGGAACGCGGCCCCCACGGTCCCTGTATCGTAGACGAGCAACCCGCGACGGGCGCCCCCGAAATCATTCGGGAGGTGCGCGTGCACGGCAACGTGTTCGTGACCGACGCGGACGTTCTCGCGATCGCGCGGGTCAACGCGGGAGCGCCGATCGAAGCCGACACGGTCGCACACGTTCGGAAGCGCCTGGAGGAGAGCCGGCTGTTCGAAACGGTGGATGTGCGCAAGCGCTACCGATCGCTCGCCGACCCCGCCGACGTGGCGCTGGTGCTCATCGTGCACGAGCGGCCGGGCGTCCGGTCGGCCGCCTCGCCTCCCAGCCCCGTGCTCGGTCCGTTCAGGCGGCTTCGCAGCCAGGCGATGTTCCTGCCGATCGTGAGCTACGCCGACGGCTACGGCCTGACGTACGGCGCGCGGGTCAGCACGGTCGATCTGCTCGGCGCCGGCGAACGCCTCTCGGTACCCCTCACCTGGGGCGGCACGAAGCGGGCTGCGCTCGAGTTCGAGCGCACGTTCGGTCGCGGGCCGTTGACGCGCGTGACGTCGAGCGTGGCTGTGTGGAATCGCGAAAATCCGCGGTTCGGCATCGATGACGAGCGCGTCGAGCTCAGGGCCGGCGCCGAGCGGCGGTTCGCGCACGTCCTGCGCGTCGGCGTCGATACGTCCAGAAGCCGCGTGGATTTCGGGGCGCTGGACGATCGCCAATGGACCGCCGGCACGATGGCGGCGCTCGACACGCGCGGCGACCCCGCCTTTCCCGCCAACGCCGTTTACGTGAGCGGCGGGTGGACCGCCCTCCACGTGAGCGATCGGCCGCGCATCAACCGCTACTCCGCCGAGGCGCGTGGATACCTGCGCACGATCGGCCAGGCCGTCGCCGCGGGGCGGGCGCAGTACTACACGAGCGACGCGGCGCTGCCTCCGTACGAACGCCTGCTGCTCGGGGGATCGTCCACCCTGCGGGGCTTCCGGGCCGGCGCGTTCGATGGCGATCGGGTGCTCGTGACATCCGCCGAGCTGCGTGTGCCCCTGACGTCGGTCATTCGCGGCGCGCGTTTCGGTATCACGGTGTTCGCCGACGCGGCAAAGGCCACCGACCGCGGCGTGCGCCTCGGCGACGTGCCGTGGCACGCCGGCGCGGGCGCCGGCGTGTTCATGATCGCCTCCGTGCTGAAATTGAACCTGGATCTCGCGCGCGGCTTCGACGGCGGCGGCACGCGCGTGCACCTGTCGTCCGGCTTCGCGTTCTGA
- a CDS encoding SDR family oxidoreductase: MTEFAGQTVLITGAASGLGRQLARGAAGAGAAVVLWDINEQGMSAVARELRAESASWVHSRVVDVSDRTAVYTAAAALSAVYRPIDILINNAGIVTGRPLLEIPDDRIQATFAVNTLALYWTTKAFLPEMIRRGRGHIVTIASAAGLIGVARQSDYSASKHAAVGFDESLRSELRRTAPFVQTTVVCPYYIDTGMFAGVTSRFPLLLPILQEQKVADRVLRAIRRDERRVLMPPLVRLLPALRLLPAPLFDRVADLFGIHSGMDGFRGR; encoded by the coding sequence ATGACCGAGTTCGCGGGGCAGACGGTTCTCATCACCGGTGCCGCCAGCGGCCTGGGACGGCAGCTCGCGCGCGGCGCCGCCGGGGCGGGCGCCGCCGTCGTGCTGTGGGATATCAACGAGCAGGGCATGAGCGCGGTCGCGCGGGAACTGCGCGCCGAGAGCGCGTCGTGGGTGCACTCGCGCGTGGTGGACGTTTCGGACCGCACGGCGGTCTACACGGCCGCGGCCGCGCTGTCGGCCGTGTACCGCCCGATTGACATCCTCATCAACAACGCGGGCATCGTCACCGGAAGGCCGCTGCTCGAGATTCCGGACGATCGCATCCAGGCCACCTTTGCCGTCAACACCCTCGCGCTGTACTGGACGACCAAGGCGTTTCTGCCGGAGATGATCCGGCGCGGCCGCGGGCACATCGTGACCATCGCGTCCGCCGCGGGGCTCATCGGCGTGGCCCGGCAGTCCGACTATTCCGCGAGCAAGCACGCGGCGGTGGGTTTCGACGAGTCGCTGCGATCCGAGCTTCGTCGAACGGCGCCGTTCGTGCAGACGACCGTGGTCTGCCCGTACTACATCGATACCGGCATGTTCGCCGGCGTGACGTCGCGGTTTCCCCTGCTGCTGCCGATCCTGCAGGAGCAGAAAGTGGCGGACCGCGTCCTGCGCGCGATTCGGCGCGACGAGCGCCGGGTCCTGATGCCCCCGCTCGTCCGCCTGCTGCCCGCCCTGCGGCTGCTCCCGGCTCCGCTCTTCGACCGCGTGGCCGATCTGTTCGGCATCCACTCGGGGATGGACGGGTTCAGGGGGCGCTGA
- a CDS encoding succinate-semialdehyde dehydrogenase (NADP(+)), with protein MTPAIQTDATERFSARIDRALLDGLAARVLTEAPRAEEAVTLPFTNGLLGVVPRCTPADVGAAARRARSAQPAWAAVPARDRAAVLLRFHDLVLARREEILDLIQLESGKARRDALEEVLDTANVARYYGHVAPGLLRPRRRQGAFPLVTRAWEHHPPRGVAGFIAPWNYPLTLGITDALPALAAGNAVLIKPDLKTPFSALWAVALLEKARLPSGVAQVVTGEGAALGPRLIEEIDFLMFTGSTATGRIVARQAAGRLIESSMELGGKNAMIVLDDADLKRVVPGAVTACFSNSGQLCISIERLYVHERIYDVFVPRFVEATNALRLGTGLDDGSADMGSLVSRKQLDAVARHVDQAVALGARVLAGGRARPDIGPYFYEPTILENVTADMAVCGEETFGPVVSLCRVATEDEAIERANASPFGLNFSVWTRDTRRGRRIATRLQAGTVNINEGYGAAWGSMGAPMGGFKGSGLGRRHGEQGLLKYTEAQTVAVQRLLPIAAPPFMRQHTYERVMVLAMRVLKRLPWVQ; from the coding sequence ATGACACCAGCGATTCAGACGGACGCGACGGAGCGGTTCTCGGCCAGGATCGATCGCGCGCTGCTCGATGGGCTGGCGGCACGAGTGCTCACCGAGGCGCCGCGCGCCGAAGAGGCCGTCACCCTGCCGTTCACCAACGGCCTGCTGGGCGTCGTGCCGCGCTGTACTCCCGCTGACGTCGGTGCCGCCGCCCGGCGCGCGCGGAGCGCGCAGCCCGCGTGGGCCGCGGTGCCTGCCCGCGATCGGGCCGCGGTGCTCCTCCGCTTTCACGACCTGGTCCTCGCCCGTCGCGAAGAAATCCTCGATCTGATCCAGCTCGAGAGCGGGAAGGCGCGGCGCGACGCGCTGGAGGAAGTGCTCGACACCGCAAACGTCGCGCGCTACTACGGACACGTCGCGCCCGGACTGCTCCGGCCGCGGCGCCGTCAGGGCGCGTTCCCCCTGGTCACACGGGCGTGGGAGCACCATCCGCCGCGTGGCGTCGCGGGTTTCATCGCGCCGTGGAACTACCCGCTCACGCTCGGCATCACCGACGCGCTTCCCGCGCTGGCGGCCGGCAACGCGGTCCTGATCAAGCCGGATCTCAAGACGCCGTTCTCCGCGCTCTGGGCGGTAGCCCTGCTCGAGAAGGCCCGACTGCCCTCCGGCGTCGCCCAGGTCGTCACCGGCGAAGGCGCGGCGCTGGGGCCGCGGCTCATCGAGGAAATCGACTTCCTGATGTTCACGGGCAGCACGGCGACGGGCCGGATCGTCGCGCGGCAGGCCGCCGGGCGCTTGATCGAGTCGTCAATGGAGCTGGGAGGCAAGAACGCGATGATCGTGCTGGACGACGCCGATCTGAAAAGAGTCGTCCCCGGCGCGGTGACCGCGTGCTTCTCGAACAGCGGGCAGCTCTGCATCTCGATCGAGCGGCTTTACGTCCACGAGCGCATCTACGACGTGTTCGTGCCGCGGTTCGTCGAAGCGACGAACGCGCTGAGACTCGGCACCGGCCTCGACGATGGTTCCGCCGACATGGGATCGCTCGTCTCGCGCAAGCAGCTCGACGCCGTGGCGCGCCACGTCGACCAGGCCGTGGCGCTTGGGGCGCGCGTGCTGGCCGGCGGCCGCGCGCGGCCTGACATCGGTCCGTACTTCTACGAGCCGACGATCCTCGAGAACGTCACGGCGGACATGGCCGTCTGCGGCGAAGAGACCTTCGGCCCCGTCGTCTCGCTGTGTCGAGTTGCGACCGAAGACGAAGCCATCGAACGCGCGAATGCGAGCCCGTTCGGATTGAACTTCAGCGTGTGGACGCGCGACACGCGGCGCGGGCGCCGGATCGCGACGCGCCTCCAGGCAGGGACCGTCAACATCAACGAGGGGTACGGGGCTGCCTGGGGATCGATGGGCGCGCCGATGGGCGGCTTCAAGGGCTCCGGGCTTGGCCGCAGGCACGGCGAGCAGGGATTGCTGAAATACACCGAGGCGCAGACGGTCGCCGTCCAGCGCCTGCTCCCGATCGCGGCGCCACCGTTCATGCGGCAGCACACGTACGAGCGCGTCATGGTGCTCGCCATGAGGGTGTTGAAGCGGTTGCCGTGGGTGCAGTAA
- a CDS encoding M36 family metallopeptidase: MKPERVERCRSRHPERRWRFTRRFERRNGIPAADSALTGGRHQCEIWRGCAKRGLGASASQGDPNNHSDDGCIFIPSMGRGF; this comes from the coding sequence CTGAAGCCTGAACGCGTCGAGCGTTGTCGATCCAGGCACCCCGAGCGGCGATGGCGCTTCACCCGTCGGTTCGAGCGACGGAACGGGATCCCCGCGGCTGACAGCGCGCTGACGGGCGGCAGGCATCAGTGCGAAATCTGGCGGGGGTGTGCCAAGCGCGGCCTGGGCGCGAGCGCCAGCCAGGGTGACCCGAACAACCACAGCGATGACGGCTGCATCTTCATTCCGTCCATGGGGAGGGGATTCTAG
- a CDS encoding YbaN family protein, whose translation MSRVRRWLLVAAGVISAGLGALGAVLPGLPTTIFLLLASYCFARSCPWLEQRLLRNRLFAPYMAFIDGGRPLPRKAKATAIASVWIAVSISLTLLYSGGSLEPWFAMVVGLAAVVGTLAISTDAATRMLRAPDRRYPAAGSRVQDVPEP comes from the coding sequence ATGTCGCGGGTGCGCCGGTGGCTGCTGGTCGCTGCGGGGGTGATCTCGGCGGGTCTCGGCGCCCTGGGAGCCGTGCTTCCCGGGCTCCCGACAACAATCTTCCTTCTCCTCGCGTCGTATTGTTTCGCGCGCAGCTGTCCGTGGCTCGAACAGCGGCTGCTGCGCAACCGGCTGTTCGCGCCCTACATGGCGTTCATCGACGGCGGCCGGCCCCTTCCCCGCAAAGCCAAGGCGACGGCGATCGCGAGCGTGTGGATTGCCGTCAGCATCAGCCTGACGCTCCTGTACTCGGGTGGCAGCCTGGAACCGTGGTTCGCGATGGTCGTGGGTCTCGCGGCAGTCGTGGGGACGCTTGCCATCTCCACCGACGCGGCCACGCGCATGCTTCGCGCGCCGGATCGCCGCTATCCTGCCGCAGGCTCCAGGGTTCAGGATGTTCCTGAACCCTGA
- a CDS encoding radical SAM protein, whose protein sequence is MTVHLINPSHVAFGIGVITPRWLYVLAAATPADYGVPRLTDETLEPLDLSTVAAGDVVGIGIHTGNALRGYEVGTAARAAGATVVFGGIHATLYPEEAFSLGGAHAVVSGDGDRIWPVVLADAAAGTLKRTYEGGKIESDAFLPGRWDLLPKGRYMWASVQTVRGCPKHCSFCSVWRTDGQKPRQRRVDALIGEIVDLRRRGFRFIALADDNFYPVTLEDLRMAKRRADSSQFERLQALREERFEFMRQLARLPEDTVFFTQITMEAAEDPEFLEAMHRARIRGALVGVESVTAEGLKDVYKGFNDSGEALVEKLRQFKRHGVHVLGSFIFGLPSDRPETFDMTLSVAQRADVTFAQFVMLTPFPGTLDFAAWEKTMAESAEQIGGVPVTRHWLIPQAIRTKVYIKHPIMSPEEIRRRTQEVWDRFYSIRSIWSRSGAVTSIKGRIAFVLISKIYRQMYANTGIATDSARVTRSVRWVRLMARPCRRIFAGKPMPSLQIG, encoded by the coding sequence ATGACGGTGCACCTCATCAACCCCAGCCACGTGGCGTTCGGCATCGGCGTCATCACACCCAGATGGCTGTACGTCCTGGCTGCCGCGACCCCCGCGGACTACGGCGTGCCGCGTTTGACGGATGAAACGCTGGAGCCGCTGGACCTGTCCACGGTTGCCGCCGGCGACGTCGTGGGCATCGGGATCCACACCGGGAACGCGCTCCGGGGCTACGAGGTGGGCACCGCGGCCCGGGCGGCGGGCGCCACCGTGGTCTTCGGCGGCATCCACGCCACGCTGTATCCGGAAGAGGCCTTTTCGCTGGGCGGCGCGCACGCGGTCGTGAGCGGCGATGGCGACCGCATCTGGCCCGTGGTGCTCGCCGATGCCGCAGCCGGGACGTTGAAGCGCACCTACGAGGGCGGCAAGATCGAATCCGACGCGTTCCTCCCGGGCCGCTGGGACCTTCTGCCGAAGGGACGCTACATGTGGGCCTCGGTGCAGACGGTACGCGGCTGCCCGAAGCACTGCTCGTTCTGCTCGGTGTGGCGCACCGACGGGCAGAAGCCGCGGCAGCGGCGCGTGGACGCGCTCATCGGCGAGATCGTGGATCTCAGGCGCCGCGGGTTCCGCTTCATCGCGCTCGCCGACGACAACTTCTATCCCGTGACGCTCGAGGACCTGCGGATGGCGAAGCGCCGCGCCGATTCGTCGCAGTTCGAGCGGCTCCAGGCGCTCCGCGAGGAGCGCTTCGAGTTCATGCGGCAGCTCGCGCGCCTTCCGGAAGACACGGTGTTCTTCACGCAGATCACGATGGAGGCGGCCGAGGATCCCGAGTTTCTCGAGGCCATGCACCGCGCGCGCATCCGCGGCGCATTGGTCGGCGTGGAGTCGGTCACCGCCGAGGGCCTGAAAGACGTCTACAAGGGGTTCAACGACAGCGGCGAAGCGCTCGTCGAGAAGCTGCGCCAGTTCAAGCGCCACGGCGTGCACGTGCTCGGCTCCTTCATTTTCGGGCTGCCGAGCGATCGGCCTGAGACCTTCGACATGACCCTCTCGGTCGCGCAGCGCGCCGACGTGACGTTCGCGCAGTTCGTGATGCTCACGCCGTTCCCCGGCACCCTGGACTTCGCGGCATGGGAAAAGACGATGGCGGAGTCCGCCGAGCAGATCGGCGGCGTGCCCGTCACGCGGCACTGGCTCATCCCGCAGGCCATCCGCACGAAGGTCTACATCAAGCACCCGATCATGAGCCCCGAGGAAATCCGCCGGCGCACGCAGGAGGTGTGGGACCGGTTTTACAGCATTCGCAGCATCTGGTCCCGCTCGGGCGCCGTCACCTCGATCAAGGGGCGGATCGCGTTCGTGCTCATTTCGAAGATCTATCGCCAGATGTACGCGAATACCGGCATCGCCACCGACAGCGCGCGCGTCACGCGTTCGGTGCGCTGGGTGCGGCTGATGGCACGCCCGTGCCGCCGCATTTTCGCGGGAAAGCCGATGCCGTCGCTGCAGATCGGCTAG
- a CDS encoding ABC transporter ATP-binding protein, with product MAGSEPKRAANITRGAWEEARALVWARRGRLAVGLVLMLINRVSGFVLPATSKFLIDDVIGRGRRELLVPLALAAGGATIVQAVTSFGNSQVLGVAAQRAITDMRRRVEAHVARLPVAYFDSTQAGVLISRIMTDAEGIRNLVGTGLVQLTGSVVTAAIALAILFYLNWWLTAVTLVALGAFGGAMAIAFKRLRPLFRERGKINAEVTGRLNETLGGIRIVKTYTAEKREELVFTRGVHRLFRNIARSITGVSAITAFSSIVVGIIGVLLIVIGGRSILDGHMTLGDFLFYIFLTGLMAAPVVQIASIGTQISEAFAGLDRIREILRMPTESDQDSRRAPFGAIDGDVVFGDVSFEYTAGAPVLKRVSFHAPAGTTTALVGSSGSGKSTLISLVMAFNRPLSGRVLVDGRDLVDVRLRDYRAQLGVVLQDNFLFDGTIAENIRYGRPDATPEQVRDVSRIAHVDEFVDGFEKKYDTVVGERGVKLSGGQRQRVAIARAILADPRILVLDEATSSLDSESEAMIQDGLRSLRKGRTTFVIAHRLSTIRSADQILVLEHGEIVERGTHAELLALGGRYRTLYDKQYSLETDRFINPGEDFTPEPEPVALPDTLRPDRAL from the coding sequence ATGGCCGGATCCGAGCCGAAACGTGCGGCGAACATCACGCGGGGCGCGTGGGAAGAGGCCCGCGCGCTCGTCTGGGCCCGGCGCGGGCGCCTCGCGGTCGGCCTCGTGCTGATGCTCATCAACCGCGTGTCGGGCTTCGTCCTGCCCGCCACCTCCAAGTTCCTGATCGACGACGTGATCGGGCGCGGACGGCGCGAGCTGCTGGTTCCGCTGGCCCTCGCGGCGGGCGGCGCGACCATCGTCCAGGCGGTGACCTCGTTTGGCAACTCGCAGGTGCTCGGCGTGGCCGCGCAGCGCGCCATCACCGACATGCGCCGGCGCGTCGAGGCGCACGTCGCGCGGCTGCCGGTGGCGTACTTCGACTCCACGCAGGCGGGTGTCCTCATCTCGCGCATCATGACGGACGCCGAAGGCATCCGGAACCTGGTCGGCACCGGCCTGGTCCAGCTCACGGGCAGCGTCGTCACCGCGGCGATCGCGCTGGCGATCCTCTTCTATTTGAACTGGTGGCTCACGGCGGTGACGCTCGTCGCGCTCGGCGCGTTCGGCGGCGCGATGGCGATCGCGTTCAAGCGGCTGCGGCCGCTCTTCCGCGAGCGCGGCAAGATCAACGCGGAGGTCACCGGGCGCCTCAACGAAACGCTCGGCGGCATCCGCATCGTCAAGACGTATACGGCGGAGAAGCGCGAGGAACTGGTGTTCACGAGAGGGGTGCACCGCCTGTTCCGCAACATCGCGAGGTCGATCACCGGCGTCTCGGCGATCACCGCCTTTTCCAGCATCGTCGTCGGCATCATCGGCGTGCTGCTCATCGTCATCGGCGGGCGGTCGATTCTCGACGGGCACATGACGCTCGGCGATTTCCTCTTTTACATCTTTCTCACCGGCCTGATGGCCGCGCCGGTGGTGCAGATCGCGTCGATCGGCACGCAGATCAGCGAGGCGTTCGCGGGGCTCGACCGCATCCGCGAGATCCTGCGGATGCCCACTGAGAGCGACCAGGACAGCCGGCGAGCGCCGTTCGGCGCGATCGACGGGGACGTGGTGTTTGGCGACGTGAGCTTCGAGTACACCGCGGGGGCGCCCGTGCTGAAACGCGTGAGCTTCCACGCGCCCGCCGGGACGACGACCGCGCTCGTCGGGTCGAGCGGGTCGGGGAAGAGCACGCTCATCAGCCTGGTCATGGCGTTCAATCGCCCGCTCTCCGGGCGCGTGCTCGTGGACGGGCGCGATCTGGTCGACGTGCGGCTGCGCGACTACCGCGCGCAGCTCGGCGTCGTGCTGCAGGATAACTTCCTCTTCGACGGGACGATCGCTGAGAACATCCGCTACGGCCGTCCCGACGCGACGCCGGAACAGGTGCGGGACGTCAGCCGCATCGCGCACGTCGACGAGTTCGTGGATGGCTTCGAGAAGAAGTACGACACGGTGGTCGGCGAGCGCGGCGTGAAGCTGTCGGGCGGGCAGCGGCAGCGCGTGGCGATCGCGCGCGCGATCCTCGCCGACCCGCGGATCCTGGTGCTCGACGAGGCGACGTCAAGCCTCGACAGCGAGAGCGAGGCGATGATCCAGGACGGCCTCCGGTCGCTGCGCAAGGGGCGCACGACGTTCGTCATCGCGCACCGGCTGTCCACCATCCGAAGCGCCGATCAGATCCTCGTGCTCGAGCACGGCGAGATCGTCGAGCGCGGCACCCACGCGGAGCTCCTCGCGCTCGGCGGGCGCTACCGCACGTTGTACGACAAGCAGTACAGCCTGGAGACGGATCGATTCATCAACCCGGGGGAGGATTTCACGCCGGAGCCGGAACCGGTGGCGCTGCCGGACACGCTCCGGCCGGACCGGGCGCTGTAG